In Ovis canadensis isolate MfBH-ARS-UI-01 breed Bighorn chromosome 11, ARS-UI_OviCan_v2, whole genome shotgun sequence, one genomic interval encodes:
- the VEZF1 gene encoding vascular endothelial zinc finger 1 isoform X5 has protein sequence MAAHEASHHQQQAAQNSLLPLLSSAVEPPDQKPLLPIPITQKPQAAPETLKDAIGIKKEKPKTSFVCTYCSKAFRDSYHLRRHESCHTGIKLVSRPKKAPTTVVPLISTIAGDSSRTSLVSTIAGILSTVTTSSSGTNPSSSASSTAMPVTQSVKKPSKPVKKNHACEMCGKAFRDVYHLNRHKLSHSDEKPFECPICNQRFKRKDRMTYHVRSHEGGITKPYTCSVCGKGFSRPDHLSCHVKHVHSTERPFKCQFSSLMQTCTAAFATKDRLRTHMVRHEGKVSCNICGKLLSAAYITSHLKTHGQSQSINCNTCKQGISKTCMSEETSNQKQQQQQQQQQQQQQQHVTSWPGKQVETLRLWEEAVKARKKEAANLCQTSTAATTPVTLTTPFNITSSVSSGTMSNPVTVAAAMSMRSPVNVSSAVNITSPMNIGHPVTITSPLSMTSPLTLTTPVNLPTPVTAPVNIAHPVTITSPMNLPTPMTLAAPLNIAMRPVESMPFLPQALPTSPPW, from the exons ATGGCA GCCCATGAAGCCTCCCATCACCAGCAGCAGGCAGCACAGAACAGTTTGCTGCCCCTTCTGAGCTCTGCTGTGGAGCCCCCTGATCAGAAACCATTGCTTCCAATACCGATAACTCAGAAACCTCAGGCTGCTCCAGAAACATTAAAGGATGCCATTGGGATTAAGAAAGAAAAGCCCAAAACTTCCTTTGTGTGCACTTACTGCAGTAAAGCTTTCAGGGACAGCTATCACCTGAGGCGCCACGAGTCCTGCCACACAGGCATCAAGCTGGTGTCCCGGCCAAAGAAAGCCCCCACCACAGTGGTCCCCCTCATCTCCACCATCGCTGGGGACAGCAGCCGAACTTCGCTGGTGTCGACCATCGCAGGCATCTTGTCCACAGTCACTACATCTTCCTCGGGCACCAACCCCAGCAGCAGTGCCAGCAGCACAGCTATGCCCGTGACCCAGTCTGTCAAGAAACCCAGTAAGCCTGTCAAGAAGAACCACGCGTGTGAGATGTGTGGGAAGGCCTTCCGAGACGTGTACCACCTCAACCGGCACAAGCTCTCCCATTCGGACGAAAAGCCCTTCGAGTGTCCTATTTGCAATCAGCGCTTCAAGAGAAAGGACCGCATGACGTACCACGTGAGGTCTCACGAAGGCGGCATCACCAAGCCCTATACCTGCAGTGTGTGTGGGAAAGGCTTCTCCAG GCCTGACCACTTAAGCTGTCACGTAAAACATGTCCATTCAACAGAAAGACCCTTCAAATGCCAA ttttcctcCCTCATGCAGACATGCACTGCTGCCTTTGCCACCAAAGACAGGCTGCGGACGCACATGGTGCGCCACGAAGGCAAGGTGTCCTGTAACATCTGTGGGAAGCTCCTGAGCGCAGCATACATCACCAGCCACCTGAAGACGCACGGGCAGAGCCAAAGCATCAACTGTAACACGTGCAAACAGGGCATCAGCAAAA CATGCATGAGTGAAGAGACCAGCaaccagaagcagcagcagcagcagcagcagcagcagcagcagcaacagcagcatgtgaCAAGCTGGCCAGGAAAGCAGGTGGAGACATTGAGGCTGTGGGAAGAAGCTGTCAAAGCGAGAAAGAAAG AAGCTGCTAACCTGTGCCAAACCTCCACGGCTGCTACGACACCTGTGACTCTCACTACTCCATTCAATATAACGTCCTCTGTGTCATCTGGGACTATGTCAAACCCAGTCACAGTGGCAGCTGCAATGAGCATGAGAAGTCCAGTAAATGTTTCAAGTGCTGTTAACATAACCAGCCCAATGAACATAGGGCATCCTGTGACTATAACCAGCCCATTATCCATGACCTCTCCTTTAACACTCACGACCCCCGTCAACCTGCCCACCCCCGTCACTGCCCCGGTGAATATAGCACACCCTGTCACGATCACGTCTCCAATGAACCTGCCCACGCCTATGACGTTAGCTGCCCCTCTCAATATAGCAATGAGACCTGTAGAGAGCATGCCTTTCTTACCCCAAGCTTTGCCTACATCACCACCTTGGTAA
- the VEZF1 gene encoding vascular endothelial zinc finger 1 isoform X6, protein MAAHEASHHQQQAAQNSLLPLLSSAVEPPDQKPLLPIPITQKPQAAPETLKDAIGIKKEKPKTSFVCTYCSKAFRDSYHLRRHESCHTGIKLVSRPKKAPTTVVPLISTIAGDSSRTSLVSTIAGILSTVTTSSSGTNPSSSASSTAMPVTQSVKKPSKPVKKNHACEMCGKAFRDVYHLNRHKLSHSDEKPFECPICNQRFKRKDRMTYHVRSHEGGITKPYTCSVCGKGFSRPDHLSCHVKHVHSTERPFKCQTCTAAFATKDRLRTHMVRHEGKVSCNICGKLLSAAYITSHLKTHGQSQSINCNTCKQGISKIACMSEETSNQKQQQQQQQQQQQQQQHVTSWPGKQVETLRLWEEAVKARKKEAANLCQTSTAATTPVTLTTPFNITSSVSSGTMSNPVTVAAAMSMRSPVNVSSAVNITSPMNIGHPVTITSPLSMTSPLTLTTPVNLPTPVTAPVNIAHPVTITSPMNLPTPMTLAAPLNIAMRPVESMPFLPQALPTSPPW, encoded by the exons ATGGCA GCCCATGAAGCCTCCCATCACCAGCAGCAGGCAGCACAGAACAGTTTGCTGCCCCTTCTGAGCTCTGCTGTGGAGCCCCCTGATCAGAAACCATTGCTTCCAATACCGATAACTCAGAAACCTCAGGCTGCTCCAGAAACATTAAAGGATGCCATTGGGATTAAGAAAGAAAAGCCCAAAACTTCCTTTGTGTGCACTTACTGCAGTAAAGCTTTCAGGGACAGCTATCACCTGAGGCGCCACGAGTCCTGCCACACAGGCATCAAGCTGGTGTCCCGGCCAAAGAAAGCCCCCACCACAGTGGTCCCCCTCATCTCCACCATCGCTGGGGACAGCAGCCGAACTTCGCTGGTGTCGACCATCGCAGGCATCTTGTCCACAGTCACTACATCTTCCTCGGGCACCAACCCCAGCAGCAGTGCCAGCAGCACAGCTATGCCCGTGACCCAGTCTGTCAAGAAACCCAGTAAGCCTGTCAAGAAGAACCACGCGTGTGAGATGTGTGGGAAGGCCTTCCGAGACGTGTACCACCTCAACCGGCACAAGCTCTCCCATTCGGACGAAAAGCCCTTCGAGTGTCCTATTTGCAATCAGCGCTTCAAGAGAAAGGACCGCATGACGTACCACGTGAGGTCTCACGAAGGCGGCATCACCAAGCCCTATACCTGCAGTGTGTGTGGGAAAGGCTTCTCCAG GCCTGACCACTTAAGCTGTCACGTAAAACATGTCCATTCAACAGAAAGACCCTTCAAATGCCAA ACATGCACTGCTGCCTTTGCCACCAAAGACAGGCTGCGGACGCACATGGTGCGCCACGAAGGCAAGGTGTCCTGTAACATCTGTGGGAAGCTCCTGAGCGCAGCATACATCACCAGCCACCTGAAGACGCACGGGCAGAGCCAAAGCATCAACTGTAACACGTGCAAACAGGGCATCAGCAAAA TAGCATGCATGAGTGAAGAGACCAGCaaccagaagcagcagcagcagcagcagcagcagcagcagcagcaacagcagcatgtgaCAAGCTGGCCAGGAAAGCAGGTGGAGACATTGAGGCTGTGGGAAGAAGCTGTCAAAGCGAGAAAGAAAG AAGCTGCTAACCTGTGCCAAACCTCCACGGCTGCTACGACACCTGTGACTCTCACTACTCCATTCAATATAACGTCCTCTGTGTCATCTGGGACTATGTCAAACCCAGTCACAGTGGCAGCTGCAATGAGCATGAGAAGTCCAGTAAATGTTTCAAGTGCTGTTAACATAACCAGCCCAATGAACATAGGGCATCCTGTGACTATAACCAGCCCATTATCCATGACCTCTCCTTTAACACTCACGACCCCCGTCAACCTGCCCACCCCCGTCACTGCCCCGGTGAATATAGCACACCCTGTCACGATCACGTCTCCAATGAACCTGCCCACGCCTATGACGTTAGCTGCCCCTCTCAATATAGCAATGAGACCTGTAGAGAGCATGCCTTTCTTACCCCAAGCTTTGCCTACATCACCACCTTGGTAA